TATCATAGTACATTGAATAACAACAAATAAGTTCTTActcaaacaagtaaaaaaattctgaaaggAACAAAACCCTGAACTCAACATCCCTCAAAtttaatccactagaaagaataaAAGCTAGTAAGAGAACACAAGAATTCTAAACTATTAGAAAAGTGGCTTACCTCTACCCCAGCAAAAAGCAAATCATTAACAGATTCCAATGCATTGACTTGCCCAACAGGTCCATTGAGACTGTATTCAGCACCTGATTCAGTATTCCACACCTGCAGCATCATCAACATGCCAAATCGAGGTCACATCATGAACtgaccaaacccaaaaaaaaacttcaatgtGGCAAGAAAAAAATTGGAACAAAACATCACTCAGTTTTAAGCTCACCTTCACAACATTTGACAGGCCAACAAAGAGCCATGGGCCCTCACTACAAACAGATCCAACTTTGCTACCGAGGTTAATCACATTAGCACATTGACCAGTATGGCAGTCCCAAAGCCGAATTGTTCCATCACTGCTACCTGAACAAAGCTTGTTGCATCTTAGAGGAAGTGCAATTCCGTTGACTGCCTGTTAtcaaaaaactcataaatatgGTTTTTCAGAAACAACTTGCTCTATCTAGGATATAATTTCTATAAACCAACAATATCTTTTGGTCTTCTATCAATTGTCATTTATGAATCCCATTGTAAAAATAGCAGTGAAACATATAATGCTCCATGTTCTTATTCAGGAACAAATCAAATTTCTATAATCTAGATATCATGAATGGGCTATATTAGTATTCAAATGATGAAAAACTAATTAGGCTAGCCTAGGCCAAGTTTAACTTTGGCATAAACTGAGTTCAGGTCTCATTATTAAATCagattccaaattaaaaaaattcccaCCAAAATCTTAATGGAAATGGAAGCATAAAGTTCATCAAACACAAATAGGTACCTTGTTGTGCCCTTGAAGCTCTGCCAACCTTTTGAACTTATCCCCACGAAACCATGAGTGTAGGTAAGGGCACTGATCACCATAGACACACGTCCCTTGCACCCAGAACTCACAAACCATTTCTGTGGTTTTCTTAGGAACATGCTCCAGAGGCTTTTCTTCAACCACATTCTCCAGATTAGAATCATTTTCAACAACAGAACATTCTGAAGAACTCTCAGAAACGCTTTCTGGCAACTTCTTATTAATATCTTCCAAGTCTGATTCAGACTTTCCAGGAACatttttggaagacttgtggTTAACAACCTTCTCCTGAACATTTTGTGAAATCCTAGGAGCCCTTCGCCAAGTATTCGAAACTAAAGCGTTGCTGGAGTGAGGGTAGTAAGGAGTCTGCCTGGGACGGTGAATGGTGGCCACATCAGGTGTTTCTGAATGGGCAAACCTACATGGGTTTTTAAGGCATCTACCACTGAGCCAAAATTTGCATATCTTGTTGCTGCTGTTGTTTAAATGCCCTCCTCGTCCTGCTCCTAATCGATCAAAAACAGAACTTTCTTTTCCCTGTGGCCCTCTTCTTGCAGTTTTAATCTCCATACTATAAACACCCACAAATAACAGGAATAGGTAACCAATGAATAAAGCCTTCCACAAAGTGAAgcagccaaaaacaaaaaccaatctCTTTCTTCCATGGAAGAAAATCTTCCAAATCAAAAACCCTACTGCAATCAAGAAAATTCTCGCTAACCCATCAAGGATTTTAAAATTCTCTGTTCTGCCAAATCAGAAACCCtactaaaaattaagaaaatccTTGCTAACGAATCAAGGATTTTAAATTCTCAGTTCTCCCAAATCAGAAACCCTACTAAAGTATCCAGAAAATTCCCAGTTCCACCATTTTTAGGATTCTTGCTATAACAGTAACCCTAGAGAAGCCGAAGAATCTTGAAATTCTGATTTGGCAATAACAGCttatagaaaattccaaaatcccttatcaaatacataacaaaatacAAACTTCCAAAACCTAATCGCCGATCCATCGGCAAACCCTAGAGAAAGTAAATTACTTTGGTAACATTGTCTAAGGCGGAGAATAGATTCGATCATTACAAAAGTCGGTGCGATCATAGCTAAAGAAAttctaaatctaaatctaatTGCAGTAGCAAACCTGAGAGACTTTGAAAATCGAGCCACCGAGATCTTCGTTCAATCAGAAACAATCTCAAATCGCCGATGGAAAACAGAGGAaattagggtttgaattttgaaaagtgagagagagagagagagagagagagaatacgAAGAGTACCGAAAAGTAAGAGTGGCGGTGTCTATTTATAATGGAAATAAGGTTGCCCTTCCGACCGTTGTATTAATTCGaaaatcctaatttttttttttggttccttaAGGCAAGCTTTTTCTTAacattactttatttaaaattgagaaaaagcTCACGTTTTTATTTGAGGCAACTAATTAAAGTAAAAGTCCAATGTAAAAGTAGGctatctaattaaatttaaatatatgtgtgtagaatttaataatttaaaaaataacaatgtttttattgtattgtttaatgtgaggttttttaattaaatttatgattacgttaaatttaattattttttaagacgACAACATTTGTTATGTCATACTGTTAGATTTAATCACGtatttgaatttatttcatGATGTAATACATGtacatattgtaaatttgtagttTAGTGTTActcataattaaaaaagagtAATTCTagaatacaaacttttttacaaaaaaaatttacaaattattgatctagtgagtgattattagtaaatgaaaaaatgatgttaatagtGGACTTAAATGAAAACTAATATAAAATTGACCACATCAACAGTTTATAATTAAAGATGTTATAAAGTAGTTTGTAGCTGTAgcattattcattaaaaaactctctctctctccctctcaattcATTTCAAGTtcaataatttatcttttctaaaattttccattaagtTGGGATGAGATTAGATTTGTAACAACACCAATTTCACCTAGatttatagttttaattaattagaCACTTTTGATAAAGAACACCAATTCACCAATTTCTAATAATGTCTGAAAGGCACAACCCATATCTCTGCAAATATTTGGCCGGAATAACTTTGTACAATAATACAATTCAAAGAAACACTCATggttcacacacacacacaaaagggaaggaaaaaaaagtttctttttgtGCCCCAAAGCATTCAATAAACAGAATTTAAAAATAGAGTCAGAGGAAGTTTCTTTGGATGGCTTAGGCATGGCAATGAGGAATTAGAATTGCCACAATTTATAAGAGTCATCCGGTAGTGCTTCTTTGGCACTTAAAGCAATGTAAAGGGTCAAAAGGAGTATGAACCGatgatttgagaaaaaagatgGCTCAAGTCACCGTAGGATGGACAAATTTATTCAAGTTTACCACACCATGTACTTAAAATGTGCAACTATGGAGTTGATTTAATGAAAAGGTTTTGCATGCATTGAATGCCAACACAAGTCATAGAAGTTGGATCAGGAAGCTATTTTTGTCATACAGATGTTATGAAATGCAATGTAGTTTACCATGAAATGGAATGTAGTTTACTATGAAATCcaatgtaagaaaagaaaaaaaaaaaaaaaaaaaaggaatcatcgaatgtgacaaaagtacggtTATaagtgatgttggtactacccAATGTAATAATGGAACTATCAAATTTGAGACAAAAAAATAGGGtaccactgaatgtgacaaaagtagaGTCAAATATGATGTTAGTGCTGcctaatgtgacaatggaaccatcaaatgtgagaacaaaaataaaggaactatcaaatgtgacaaaagtactgtCAAatatgatgttggtactgcagaatgtgacaatggaactgtcaaatgtgagaaaaaaaaattagatgacaaaagaactgtcaaatatgatgttggaactgtacaatgtgaggatggaacagtcaaatgtgataaaaaaaagggaaccaccaaatatgacaaaagtactgtcaaatgtgattttggaactgcacaatgtgaggatgaaactgtcaaatgtgagagaataaaataagggaaccaccgaatgtgataaaaaaaaactatcatatgtgatgttggaactgtacAATATGAGAATGGAACTTGATAATGCTCGAAAATTGGTAGGCTAAATGTTTCGGGATTCAACGGTAGTTGgatgacctgaaaaggaagaaagaaactATTGAAGGTGATCGGGGTTAACTAGCTGAGGACTCTCCGATGGTTAAGttagttttctctctagaactCAGGTATTGTAAGTGTTTGAATAGTGAAAAAGGTACCTTGGGCTAATGGGGTTAGGTCCCTTCTATTAAGAGTTCTTGAGTGGGTCTACTTGTTAGGCTCCACTACCATCTTGGGAGATTTGTGGGCTTAGTGGGAGAGTTAGAATAGATTTAAAGGAACTCACCCCCATGTCTCAGAATAGTGGAACGTGGTCTGATTACTTTGTATTTGTAGAAAATCCTTTGAAATTTGCTAAGTGTTGAATGGTTGTCCATGCCTTCTTGTGTCATGGACGACCAAATTACTTTGGACGATCATTGAACCCTTGGACAAAGCTTATTCATTTCTTGTGGTACTTTTTACTTGATTCCCTTTCTTATCTACTGACATGGACGTGGTTTGGTCATGGACAACTACATGGACGAATGGAGTGTGATTCCACTCACCATTAGAATTGtcaaatgtggaaaaaaaaaaaaaaaagggaactaccgaatgtgacaaaagagctatcacatgtgatgttgaaattgcacaatatgaggatgaaaccatcaaatgtgaaaagaaagtaaaggaaccaccaaatgtgacaaaagaactgtcatatgtgatgttgaaactacACAATATGAGGATAGAATCGTTAAATGTGAAATTTTGGTAACCTAGTATAGCAGGTTACCTACTAGTGGGTACCATACCCCTTATTTTAGGGGGGGTACAATAGAATTAccctatatatatgtgtgtgtgtgtgtgtgtgtgtgtgtgtgcgcgcccgtgtgtatgtgtgtttttttcctctaaatAGATAAGTATCTTTAgtaaaaactttctttattttgtaaatacaaaacttttattttgttttagagaaTTAGAGAtatggatattatattttttatttgggaaaAATACTCACACACCCCCTGAACTTTAGAGTAGTGGCCAAAACACCCTCTCAACTTTTATATTGGCCAATTTACTCCTTAAACATTCCACAACTGCCAAATCAATACATCAGTTAGTCTAACGTTAAAACACCAATGAAAGTGGCACATGACAGTCACgtgaactcaaaaaaaaaaaaaaaaaatacatagtcccaatttttatttattttttttttttttgagatataaaATAGAACGGTCCCAAAAATTTGAATgtgatagaaagaaaaaagatgaacagactggtagagagagagagagagagagagagagagagagagagagagagagagaggcagtaGAACTAGAGCCACTGTGGCACGGCGTGTCGGCGCCTAGTTCTTTATCCCGCCATCATCTCGCCGTTTGATCTAGAACTTTGCCTTAAATCTTCTTCTAGATTATAAAGAAGCTTCTAATTATTTCCTTCATGGGCCAACAACATGTGAGTTAAGCTATAAAAGACCCCTAGCTaggtttataaaataaatgttgataGGGCAACATTGAAAGATGGGAGGAAATCAAGTTTGGGAGTAATCATAAGAGATTCCAAGAGTGAAGTTGGGCTATGCAAGTCCCTCCCTGCAACTATATGGTTTTGGAGATTGAAGTTATGGTTGGGGAAACTAGAATCTTGCTAGCGAAGGAAATGGAACTTCAGCACGTTATCATCAAGTCAGATTCACTCTCAATTGTTCAAAACATTTTATCAAAGGAAGTTAGTGGGAAATCGGCCATCTTGTCCAAGGAAATCTTAATCTTCTGGATTTCTTCAATAGCTAGAAGATCAAACACCTGAAAAGAGACTATAACAAGGTAACATGGTTACACATGAACTTGCTCGTTTCGCTAGATGTAATGAGACTTGCAAGGTTTGGAAAGGAGTTTCTCCTCCAATGGTGAGATACCTCATCCACCTGAATTGCCTATAAAGCTATAGCCTTTTCATATCTTTGTTGTACTTCAATTTCAGTTATATATACCaagtttctcataaaaaaaaaaaaaaaaaaaaaaaaaaaaaaaaaaaaaaaattgtgtcatACATGTTGTGGTTgtgccctctctctctctctcataatgaTTTATTGCTATTGTTAAAGTTCCAAACATTGCTCTGAGTAAAATTCTTATACCAagagttttagaaatttaaaagatgtttcattatttattttaataatctacCATAATTTTAGTGATTATGCCAAGTGGACCCTTCTcatttctatcttttataattatttttttaccctttgtttctctttataTCATATGGATCATAATGAATTCATTAAAACTATCAACTTAGTTTGCTCAAAATGAAGCTTAAgcaatttatttatgtattttaaattattttaataatttattatggaatttttttataataaaaactcTACACAACATACTTCGttatataacttaaaataaatatttttcttttgtgttactatatattttagtgttcaattttagttatattattgaaatatttgattttgtttatatataatttttttagtgaccCATGTATCTcacaagtataattttttttcttataacaaGTTAACGAATGATTCAAACATTGTGTGTAAAAAGAATTAGGCAGTGCCATGTCTCATAAGacttacttttatatatatatatataaaagatataagACTCATGACATCATATTAAGGTAAATTTAGTTATTGAAGTTTAACTAAATTGAAATTATATCcgtaataaaaatacaaaagcaTCCAATAAACAAACCTAGCCAAAAACATTGGAAATGAATAgataacaaattttaacaaacaaAACCCTCATTAAATCTTACATaatgaaataatatataatttaaggacaaaatttaaatCTAACACGActtaaaagatcaaaatgccttttgaatatttcatttttagacTAAATTGCGAGTCTACACCCTTAAAAATTGggataattttgattttgattcctaaaatttcaaaatttggattcatACCATTAATGTTACGTATTGTTTGAAATTAAATCATTCCATCA
This genomic stretch from Quercus robur chromosome 4, dhQueRobu3.1, whole genome shotgun sequence harbors:
- the LOC126720730 gene encoding zinc finger CCCH domain-containing protein 17-like isoform X1, which codes for MEIKTARRGPQGKESSVFDRLGAGRGGHLNNSSNKICKFWLSGRCLKNPCRFAHSETPDVATIHRPRQTPYYPHSSNALVSNTWRRAPRISQNVQEKVVNHKSSKNVPGKSESDLEDINKKLPESVSESSSECSVVENDSNLENVVEEKPLEHVPKKTTEMVCEFWVQGTCVYGDQCPYLHSWFRGDKFKRLAELQGHNKAVNGIALPLRCNKLCSGSSDGTIRLWDCHTGQCANVINLGSKVGSVCSEGPWLFVGLSNVVKVWNTESGAEYSLNGPVGQVNALESVNDLLFAGVEDGVILAWKGTCESNLTFQLASTLKGHTHGITSLVVGGGNRLYSGSNDHTIRVWDHENWQCIMTLNGHDDVVKSLMCWDKYLLSGSLDCTIKVWASTEDGSLEVIYTHSEEQGILALSGMTDPDVKPILCCSCSDKSVHLYELPTFTDRGGLFAKQEVQTLQIGPGGLFFTGDQTGLLTVYTWLAD